One genomic region from Nilaparvata lugens isolate BPH chromosome 3, ASM1435652v1, whole genome shotgun sequence encodes:
- the LOC120350258 gene encoding uncharacterized protein LOC120350258, giving the protein MYEIRGADANSDHHLMVATFAMKIMAAGRKFVSPRMRFDEAKLRNEHVKTQFALEVKNRFDVLMQENDERSVDSLWMNVREAYLETSKSVLGKRDHQKKDWMSEQTWDLIQLRKVKKANINTSKTRLQKKQAQDEYSRTEKEVKKCVRRDHRKYVDDMAARAEQAARIGDSKELYRITRALSKRSYRNDGPVKSKEGQLLTSKDEQLERWREHFMEIFNRQNEIEDHEEIEHRDGPVVTDIEWEVPTKDEVKKAISEMKNGKAPGSDNISPDVLKVDVETSADILYPLITKIWEEERVPAEWKTGTIMKIPRKVALQIV; this is encoded by the coding sequence ATGTACGAAATAAGAGGGGCAGATGCAAATAGTGATCATCATTTAATGGTAGCTACGTTTGCTATGAAGATAATGGCTGCAGGGAGGAAATTTGTGAGTCCCAGAATGCGATTTGATGAAGCAAAGCTGAGGAATGAGCATGTGAAAACCCAGTTTGCTCTTGAAGTCAAAAACCGCTTTGATGTTTTGATGCAGGAGAATGATGAGAGAAGTGTTGACAGTCTATGGATGAATGTTAGAGAAGCTTACCTAGAAACAAGCAAATCTGTTCTAGGTAAGAGAGATCACCAGAAGAAGGACTGGATGTCTGAACAAACATGGGATCTTATACAGCTCAGAAAAGTTAAGAAAGCCAACATCAATACGAGCAAAACTAGGTTGCAGAAAAAACAGGCCCAGGATGAGTACTCAAGAACAGAGAAGGAGGTGAAAAAGTGTGTCAGAAGGGATCACCGAAAGTATGTAGATGATATGGCAGCTAGGGCAGAGCAAGCAGCAAGGATAGGTGACAGCAAAGAGTTGTACAGAATCACAAGAGCTTTATCCAAGAGATCCTATCGAAATGATGGCCCAGTAAAGAGTAAGGAAGGGCAATTGCTGACTAGTAAGGATGAGCAACTTGAAAGATGGAGAGAACACTTCATGGAAATCTTCAATAGGCAAAATGAGATAGAGGATCATGAAGAAATAGAGCACAGAGATGGGCCAGTGGTCACAGACATAGAATGGGAAGTGCCAACAAAAGATGAGGTGAAGAAGGCTATAAGTGagatgaaaaatggaaaagctCCTGGCTCAGACAATATCTCACCAGATGTTTTAAAAGTTGATGTAGAGACGAGTGCTGATATCTTGTATCCCCTAATCACCAAAATTtgggaagaagaaagagttCCTGCAGAATGGAAGACAGGTACTATAATGAAGATACCAAGAAAGGTTGCTCTACAGATTGTGTAA